Proteins encoded together in one Oceanobacillus iheyensis HTE831 window:
- a CDS encoding P1 family peptidase, producing the protein MALKSGLKDCITDVHGVQVGHTTLYEKINEKDTICTGVTAILPHPGNLFRQKVIAGCSVINGFGKTTGLVQLNELGLIESPIMLTNTLSIAPVMQGTLTYMLNRTEEIGDTTGTINLIVGECNDSYLNSIRLQAITPSHAIKAIESASNESSEEGAVGAGTGMQCFGYKGGIGTASRLIQVEDVIYTLGGLVVSNYGNRKQATFADWEHTGQETPDGSIMMILATDAPLSDRQLNRIAKRCAAGLGRTGSALDHGSGDIAIAFSTANQVSHDSKNHLMSAAYLRDDHPVMNQLFQAVVEVIESCVIHSLQKAKTTLGRSGHKVEKAPL; encoded by the coding sequence ATGGCATTAAAAAGCGGTTTGAAAGATTGTATTACTGATGTCCATGGTGTACAGGTTGGACATACTACACTTTATGAAAAAATAAATGAAAAAGATACTATTTGTACCGGAGTGACAGCAATATTACCGCATCCAGGTAATTTATTTCGTCAAAAAGTCATCGCAGGATGCTCCGTAATTAATGGATTTGGAAAAACAACCGGACTCGTTCAATTAAATGAATTAGGTCTCATCGAATCTCCTATTATGCTTACCAACACACTAAGCATAGCACCGGTAATGCAAGGAACATTGACATACATGCTTAATCGCACTGAAGAAATTGGAGATACAACAGGAACGATTAATCTCATTGTTGGAGAATGTAATGACAGCTATCTAAATTCTATTCGATTACAAGCGATTACACCATCCCATGCTATTAAAGCAATCGAGTCCGCAAGTAATGAATCCAGCGAAGAAGGTGCAGTTGGTGCAGGAACAGGGATGCAATGCTTTGGCTATAAAGGAGGGATTGGTACCGCATCGCGTCTTATTCAAGTCGAGGATGTTATCTATACCTTAGGAGGACTTGTTGTTAGCAATTATGGGAATCGCAAACAAGCTACCTTTGCTGATTGGGAACACACAGGGCAGGAAACACCAGATGGATCTATTATGATGATATTGGCTACAGATGCACCCTTATCCGATCGTCAATTAAATCGAATTGCTAAGCGATGTGCTGCAGGTCTTGGACGAACAGGAAGTGCTCTCGATCATGGAAGCGGGGATATAGCAATTGCTTTTTCTACAGCAAACCAAGTGAGCCATGATTCAAAAAATCACCTGATGTCTGCAGCTTATCTTCGTGATGATCACCCAGTCATGAATCAACTATTTCAAGCCGTTGTGGAAGTAATTGAATCCTGTGTCATTCATTCTCTTCAAAAAGCCAAAACTACATTAGGAAGATCCGGACATAAAGTAGAGAAAGCTCCATTATAA
- a CDS encoding PTS transporter subunit IIC — MKQSTKKYIIDRMYKGSQGLANAVLVTLGIGLLIETFGTFTGWEGFITIGNAAQLMLSPAIGAGIAYQLGGNTLIIFSAMAASTVGANALAMTPDGAWVLTTGQPISAVLAAAVAIWVGKKVAGKTKLDMMSIPFSAIFVGGIAGVGLAAVTTPLLEEISRIIANSTIGSPLLTSVVIALIWSIFLMSPASSAALAIALQLDPVSSAAALIGCTAQFAGFTAMSIRQNNLGANIAQSFLTPKVQVPNIVKNPRLVAGPFLSSIICAPIAILVFDFQVPYELAGLGLNSFIAPLNILANQGPGVLLMYIVVGVVIPAVISVTVYQSLKARGWAKTGDLHMEIQ, encoded by the coding sequence ATGAAGCAATCAACAAAGAAATATATTATCGATAGAATGTATAAAGGTTCACAAGGTTTAGCGAATGCGGTATTAGTAACATTAGGTATAGGCCTTCTAATTGAAACATTTGGTACATTTACTGGTTGGGAAGGATTTATTACGATCGGAAATGCCGCCCAGCTAATGTTATCACCGGCAATTGGTGCAGGAATAGCCTATCAGTTAGGTGGAAATACGCTAATAATCTTTAGTGCTATGGCTGCAAGTACAGTAGGCGCGAATGCACTGGCGATGACTCCTGATGGGGCTTGGGTATTAACCACTGGCCAACCGATTAGTGCTGTATTAGCTGCTGCTGTAGCTATCTGGGTAGGAAAAAAAGTTGCTGGAAAAACGAAACTGGATATGATGTCTATTCCTTTCTCGGCTATATTTGTAGGTGGAATTGCAGGAGTTGGTTTGGCTGCGGTAACGACACCTTTGTTAGAGGAAATTAGTCGTATTATTGCCAATTCAACCATAGGATCACCGCTTTTGACATCTGTAGTTATTGCACTTATATGGAGTATTTTCTTGATGTCACCTGCGTCTTCAGCAGCGTTAGCGATAGCTTTACAACTTGATCCCGTGTCTAGTGCAGCCGCATTAATTGGATGCACGGCTCAATTTGCCGGATTTACAGCAATGTCTATAAGACAAAATAATTTAGGTGCAAACATTGCCCAATCATTTCTAACACCGAAAGTTCAAGTTCCGAATATAGTTAAAAATCCACGCTTAGTTGCAGGGCCGTTTTTATCATCAATAATTTGTGCTCCGATTGCTATCTTAGTGTTTGATTTTCAAGTGCCGTATGAGCTAGCAGGTCTTGGTTTGAATTCGTTCATTGCTCCGTTAAATATACTAGCAAATCAAGGTCCAGGAGTGTTATTGATGTATATCGTTGTTGGGGTCGTTATTCCAGCAGTGATATCAGTTACTGTGTATCAATCATTAAAAGCAAGAGGTTGGGCAAAAACAGGGGACTTGCATATGGAAATTCAATAA
- a CDS encoding PRK06770 family protein, which yields MKKKWVKPTIILGTVLILLFGFLIFYDQVEKFETNATIKNSDENEEKEVVEKDPLISEETKENANPFGDMVSASGMNRERLIKYMHFMSHQKVEAQSKWGFYEITDDRIAFLQESFNTIDSNAFEVKERASIRNILDRWSNGDFSQVDSDHNTLYRNSHEDEDRGMATGILSEDQEKNFIENNKDFSKIRGINRFDDE from the coding sequence GTGAAAAAGAAATGGGTAAAACCTACGATTATACTTGGCACTGTTTTAATCTTATTATTTGGTTTTTTAATTTTCTATGATCAAGTGGAGAAATTTGAGACAAATGCAACCATCAAAAATTCTGATGAAAACGAAGAGAAAGAAGTAGTAGAAAAAGACCCACTTATAAGTGAAGAAACAAAAGAAAACGCCAATCCTTTTGGTGACATGGTAAGTGCTTCTGGGATGAATAGAGAAAGGTTAATAAAGTATATGCACTTTATGTCGCATCAAAAAGTGGAAGCTCAAAGCAAATGGGGATTTTATGAAATTACAGATGACAGAATCGCATTTTTACAAGAATCATTCAATACTATAGACTCTAATGCGTTTGAAGTTAAAGAACGTGCGAGTATCAGAAATATATTAGATCGCTGGAGTAATGGAGATTTTTCTCAAGTGGATTCAGATCACAATACTTTATATAGAAATTCTCATGAAGATGAAGATAGAGGAATGGCAACTGGCATACTTAGTGAAGATCAAGAAAAGAATTTTATAGAAAACAATAAGGATTTTAGCAAAATAAGAGGAATTAACCGGTTCGACGATGAATAA
- a CDS encoding metalloregulator ArsR/SmtB family transcription factor: MQLNRIVNFHKTMGDKTRIRIITLLKQGPLHGQAIAGKLGLKPPTISHHLTKLKEIDVVYQRRDKNTIYFYLNDDKLERMALAITRIGGDDMFGKFDITDQEKTNVIKNFVDSKGRIETLPAQRKKKLIILEYMIRGLKHGQTYKETEMNEYIMQYHEDYATVRRELVMTHFMFRQNGIYELNPVEMWPV, translated from the coding sequence ATGCAATTAAATCGAATCGTTAATTTTCATAAGACAATGGGAGATAAAACTAGAATTCGTATTATTACCTTACTAAAGCAAGGACCACTTCACGGTCAAGCAATCGCAGGGAAATTAGGGTTAAAGCCTCCAACAATTTCTCATCACTTAACAAAATTAAAAGAAATCGATGTAGTTTATCAGCGACGTGATAAAAATACCATCTATTTCTATCTCAATGATGACAAACTTGAAAGAATGGCTTTAGCAATCACTCGAATAGGGGGAGACGATATGTTTGGGAAATTTGACATTACCGATCAAGAGAAAACAAATGTCATAAAAAACTTTGTGGATAGTAAAGGAAGAATTGAGACTCTACCAGCGCAAAGAAAGAAAAAATTAATCATTCTAGAGTACATGATAAGAGGGTTAAAGCATGGACAAACGTATAAGGAAACAGAGATGAATGAATATATCATGCAATATCACGAAGATTATGCAACAGTGCGGCGTGAACTCGTTATGACTCACTTTATGTTTAGGCAAAATGGTATTTATGAACTTAATCCAGTAGAAATGTGGCCTGTGTAA
- a CDS encoding phage holin has product MDKGTIIRTIVLVLALTNQFLITAGYHPIPGTQELWGEILSSIFTIVATLTAWFKNNYVTYKGKKQHQVLVEHQLAK; this is encoded by the coding sequence ATGGACAAAGGAACGATTATTCGAACTATCGTACTTGTTCTAGCTTTAACGAATCAGTTTTTGATCACTGCTGGATACCATCCCATACCTGGAACACAAGAGCTCTGGGGAGAAATCCTTTCATCTATTTTTACTATTGTAGCTACCTTAACAGCTTGGTTCAAAAATAATTATGTGACATACAAAGGCAAAAAACAACATCAAGTACTTGTGGAACATCAATTAGCAAAATAA
- a CDS encoding peroxiredoxin family protein, which translates to MKILKYVLIISISMFLPIMTAYAEGTEVGERAPDFELKTIDGQQLRLSDFKGERVLINFWTTWCPPCRQEMPDMQRFYQDLQPNILAVNLTDTEMNKEQVVRFSQELELTFPILLDEKGEVSKAYRISPIPTTYMIDSEGIIRHKSYGALTYEQMVAEYNKME; encoded by the coding sequence ATGAAAATTTTAAAATATGTATTGATCATAAGTATAAGCATGTTTTTACCAATCATGACTGCTTATGCTGAAGGGACTGAAGTTGGGGAACGTGCACCCGATTTTGAATTGAAAACAATTGATGGTCAACAACTCCGACTTTCAGATTTTAAGGGAGAACGCGTGCTAATAAATTTTTGGACGACGTGGTGTCCCCCTTGTAGACAAGAAATGCCTGATATGCAAAGGTTTTATCAAGATTTGCAGCCTAATATCTTAGCTGTTAATCTAACCGATACGGAAATGAATAAGGAACAGGTAGTGCGTTTTTCGCAAGAATTGGAGTTGACATTTCCAATCTTATTAGATGAAAAAGGTGAAGTATCGAAAGCTTACCGTATTAGTCCAATTCCAACCACATATATGATTGATTCGGAAGGTATTATCAGGCATAAATCTTATGGTGCGCTAACTTACGAGCAGATGGTAGCAGAGTATAATAAAATGGAATAG
- a CDS encoding excisionase family DNA-binding protein, with the protein MYITIPEAAEYLSMSESTVSALVLQGKINAIHDGKQYLVNKQQFTTHFEQVEKYKKMIEEYLQEPIPEDLDVKDED; encoded by the coding sequence ATGTACATTACTATTCCTGAAGCAGCTGAATACTTATCCATGAGCGAATCAACAGTATCTGCACTTGTCCTGCAAGGGAAAATTAATGCAATACATGACGGCAAGCAGTATTTAGTAAATAAGCAGCAGTTCACAACTCACTTTGAACAAGTGGAAAAATATAAAAAAATGATAGAAGAATATTTACAAGAGCCAATTCCTGAAGATCTAGATGTAAAAGATGAAGATTAG
- a CDS encoding GNAT family N-acetyltransferase, translated as MKEYIRELTTTDLPLLKSMDTGIIDDYVIQVFERLSTDQNRIYGLFVDEQLVSIAGYSIFAHQYVMLGRLRSDRRYRGKNYATKIMKYIRDIAFQLPNITWVGGNTQENNLAARRVLTNIGLIEQEKLYPAITEEIDMFIQENKRWHLIEKSNDKANLLKDTYIHDKRVFPFECYYPFPATNSLFTHSNIDNWNVYETHQHDYPLVTKKDVKKDILLHVIFPFSDVFTQSGLWETVYDDYYKLKSIHPDQKVYIWLDIPEYHIHHLPPNHPFSIDSPWILHGMSIDNWNQLNKHSLLEYNHKT; from the coding sequence ATGAAAGAATATATAAGAGAACTGACAACAACTGATTTACCATTACTAAAATCCATGGATACCGGTATTATAGATGATTATGTTATTCAAGTTTTTGAACGATTAAGCACTGATCAAAATCGTATATACGGGTTATTCGTTGATGAACAATTAGTGAGTATTGCTGGTTACTCAATCTTTGCACATCAATATGTGATGCTCGGAAGACTTCGGAGTGACCGCAGATACCGAGGAAAAAACTACGCTACAAAAATAATGAAATACATTAGAGATATTGCTTTTCAATTGCCAAATATAACTTGGGTTGGCGGAAATACACAAGAGAATAATCTTGCTGCTAGACGTGTGTTGACAAATATTGGTTTAATCGAGCAAGAGAAATTATACCCTGCGATAACAGAAGAAATTGATATGTTTATTCAGGAAAATAAGAGATGGCACCTCATCGAGAAATCCAATGATAAAGCAAACTTACTTAAGGATACATATATCCATGACAAGCGCGTATTTCCTTTCGAATGTTACTATCCGTTTCCGGCGACTAATTCATTATTTACTCATTCAAACATCGATAATTGGAACGTGTATGAAACTCATCAACATGATTACCCTCTTGTTACGAAGAAAGATGTGAAAAAGGATATATTGTTACATGTTATTTTTCCATTTTCAGATGTTTTTACACAGTCAGGATTATGGGAAACGGTATATGATGACTACTATAAACTTAAATCCATTCACCCAGATCAGAAAGTATATATTTGGTTAGATATTCCAGAATATCATATACATCATCTACCACCGAATCATCCATTCAGTATCGATTCACCATGGATATTACATGGAATGAGTATCGATAATTGGAATCAATTGAATAAGCATTCTTTATTGGAATATAATCATAAAACTTAA
- a CDS encoding GNAT family N-acetyltransferase — protein MATISKGENKFYVGEDIRNPQAEITFVESGENRLVIDHTYVATDLRGQGIAQQLLDHVVTYAREKGKTVVPLCPFAKGQIQKQAKYNDVLNVQHI, from the coding sequence GTGGCTACTATTAGTAAGGGTGAAAATAAATTTTATGTAGGTGAAGATATTCGTAATCCTCAAGCTGAAATAACTTTTGTCGAATCTGGGGAGAATCGTTTAGTCATTGATCACACCTATGTAGCTACTGATCTTCGTGGCCAAGGTATTGCCCAACAATTACTAGACCATGTGGTGACTTACGCTAGAGAAAAGGGGAAAACAGTTGTACCTCTATGTCCATTTGCTAAAGGGCAGATTCAAAAACAAGCAAAGTATAATGATGTACTAAACGTACAACATATCTAA
- a CDS encoding vWA domain-containing protein translates to MYRFHESKVDTHLFMQLQDLTTVLSGNAKLQFENSYGSFVDITDNKITASRFWDKLDIETKTAGTKSDVLLRTLGTMMETHIPTMQTFKEDVSELMIPKFANQLITLFEDIRLEEMIRKNRPGTKQWFEKRHQFFQRYFQTQLQSNITRSYATDELFCMIYLLIYADGPDPSFPRVPQAQLDMLEKLKPYLYQVFEAKTTLDNTQLCLSIVRLIQATDYNDSIHEYFVFPIGHIEFYEKNTLFDELTRTDDVVNDDEQWLDEDNENEYFDETFSTWHRENKNENRKQNFLQFELEQGTKTNMMGGGARETEDADQAMAAVQGSSVQSKQQDYSDKETLSKQEEQQSGNSGSEYGKENEDAVMLIEKAEHPSLDDQEKYDQYVVEVDPYKRKLAKTIQLTLEHKRNFPRTELLFGRLSKKLLPIIIDESPRVFYKKEQESKEFDAVFTLLIDCSASMVNKMEETKRGVVLFHEVLKELRIPHEIIGFWEDANEVKENYQPNYLQYIHELNDSLYENNGAKIMQLEPQEDNRDGFSIRYITKQLMKRNEKNKFLLVFSDGEPAASGYDQNGILDTHQAVTEARKHHIDVIGMFLANGEIQEKNDTTMKNIYGKERIMIPHVEELPEHFTPLLKRLLLKAM, encoded by the coding sequence ATGTATCGATTTCATGAATCCAAAGTAGATACGCATTTATTTATGCAATTACAAGATCTAACCACTGTATTGTCCGGTAATGCTAAGTTGCAATTCGAAAATAGCTATGGCTCATTTGTCGACATTACAGACAATAAAATTACTGCTAGTCGTTTTTGGGATAAATTAGATATAGAAACGAAAACAGCGGGAACGAAGTCAGATGTACTTCTTCGTACACTTGGTACGATGATGGAAACTCATATTCCAACTATGCAAACCTTTAAAGAAGATGTATCAGAGTTAATGATACCTAAATTTGCCAATCAACTCATTACGCTATTCGAAGATATACGTTTGGAAGAGATGATTCGAAAAAATCGTCCAGGGACAAAACAGTGGTTTGAAAAGCGTCACCAATTCTTCCAACGCTATTTTCAAACTCAATTACAATCGAACATAACGAGAAGTTATGCTACCGATGAACTTTTTTGTATGATTTATCTTCTTATATACGCAGATGGACCTGATCCCTCGTTTCCAAGAGTCCCTCAGGCGCAACTAGACATGCTGGAAAAATTAAAACCATATCTCTATCAAGTGTTTGAAGCAAAGACAACATTAGATAATACTCAATTATGCTTGTCTATTGTTCGTCTAATTCAAGCAACGGACTATAACGATAGCATTCACGAGTATTTTGTCTTTCCTATTGGGCATATCGAATTTTACGAAAAAAACACATTGTTTGATGAGCTGACACGAACAGATGATGTAGTAAATGATGATGAACAATGGCTAGACGAAGATAATGAGAATGAATATTTTGATGAGACTTTTTCTACATGGCATCGTGAGAACAAAAATGAGAATAGAAAGCAAAATTTCCTTCAATTTGAACTTGAGCAAGGAACAAAAACCAATATGATGGGCGGAGGAGCTCGTGAAACAGAAGATGCTGATCAAGCCATGGCTGCTGTTCAAGGTTCCTCGGTTCAAAGTAAACAACAGGATTATTCAGATAAAGAAACATTATCCAAACAAGAAGAACAACAATCTGGTAATAGTGGTTCTGAATATGGAAAAGAAAATGAAGATGCAGTCATGCTAATCGAAAAAGCAGAGCATCCTTCTCTAGATGACCAAGAAAAATATGATCAATATGTGGTTGAGGTTGACCCATATAAGCGAAAACTAGCAAAAACAATTCAACTAACATTAGAGCATAAACGTAATTTCCCAAGAACTGAGCTTTTATTCGGCCGACTCTCTAAGAAGTTATTACCTATTATCATAGATGAGTCTCCTCGAGTATTTTATAAGAAAGAACAAGAATCAAAAGAATTTGATGCAGTTTTCACTTTACTGATTGATTGTTCAGCTTCAATGGTAAATAAAATGGAAGAAACGAAGCGTGGCGTTGTTCTTTTCCATGAAGTATTAAAAGAATTACGCATCCCACATGAAATCATTGGTTTTTGGGAAGACGCCAATGAAGTAAAAGAAAATTATCAGCCTAACTATTTACAATATATCCATGAATTAAATGATTCTTTATATGAGAATAATGGTGCAAAGATTATGCAACTAGAACCACAAGAAGATAATCGTGATGGTTTTAGTATTCGCTACATTACAAAACAATTAATGAAACGTAATGAAAAAAATAAGTTCTTACTTGTATTTTCAGATGGCGAACCTGCTGCAAGTGGGTATGATCAGAATGGAATTCTTGATACTCATCAAGCAGTAACTGAAGCAAGAAAACATCATATCGATGTAATTGGGATGTTTCTGGCCAATGGAGAAATACAGGAGAAAAACGACACCACGATGAAGAACATTTACGGAAAAGAACGAATCATGATCCCCCATGTTGAAGAACTACCAGAACATTTTACTCCTCTGCTCAAACGATTGCTTCTAAAAGCAATGTAA
- a CDS encoding RluA family pseudouridine synthase gives MKKRKPPRSKKEPASLTYEVEETEQLLPFLLKVMDNRSRNSVKSILTRGQVSVDDHIETKHNFMLNKGSTVRILKNKAAIQQDVFVGMSIMYEDDDIIVIEKESGLLSIATEKERKHTALHQLMHYVKQQHPANRVYVVHRLDKDTSGVMMFAKNERVKRKLQNNWKDIVKERTYVALVEGQVAKEKGYIVSWLKESATRKMYSSRVKNDGQRAATRYRVLQTNNRYSLLELQLETGRKNQIRVHMEELGHPVVGDKRYGSKGRSVIGRLGLHAKILSFYHPVTNKLMLFRSDVPNAFFQKTK, from the coding sequence ATGAAGAAAAGAAAACCTCCCCGATCGAAGAAGGAACCTGCTTCCCTCACCTATGAGGTCGAAGAAACAGAACAGCTTTTACCATTTCTATTAAAGGTAATGGATAATCGAAGCAGGAATTCCGTAAAGTCGATTTTGACGAGAGGGCAAGTGTCTGTAGATGACCATATCGAGACGAAACATAATTTTATGTTGAACAAAGGTAGTACGGTGCGGATTTTGAAGAACAAAGCAGCTATCCAACAGGATGTATTTGTAGGAATGTCGATTATGTATGAGGATGACGATATTATTGTAATAGAGAAAGAGTCAGGATTACTCTCGATTGCAACAGAAAAAGAACGAAAACATACGGCGTTACATCAATTAATGCATTATGTGAAACAACAACATCCAGCTAATCGTGTATATGTTGTTCATCGACTTGATAAAGATACGTCTGGGGTAATGATGTTTGCAAAAAATGAACGGGTCAAACGCAAACTTCAAAATAATTGGAAAGATATTGTAAAAGAACGGACTTATGTAGCACTTGTAGAAGGGCAGGTAGCTAAGGAGAAGGGATATATCGTCTCTTGGCTCAAAGAAAGTGCAACTCGGAAAATGTATTCTTCACGAGTAAAGAATGATGGTCAACGAGCAGCGACACGCTATCGAGTGCTGCAAACAAATAATCGTTATTCACTTTTGGAGTTACAATTAGAAACAGGAAGAAAGAATCAAATTCGTGTACACATGGAAGAGCTTGGACATCCAGTAGTCGGTGATAAACGCTATGGATCGAAAGGCAGGAGTGTAATCGGTAGATTGGGTCTTCATGCGAAGATACTTTCGTTTTATCACCCTGTAACCAATAAATTAATGCTTTTCCGTTCTGATGTTCCTAATGCCTTCTTTCAAAAAACAAAATAG
- a CDS encoding ATP-binding protein yields MNAEFLPQRIQQLVKNNQYKHDQYQDLIRDGGYMPPNEELIIDAVTALSMGKNILLKGPTGAGKTKFAETLSSLFQQPMFSVNCSVDLDAESLMGFKTLSYENDKQTIDFVPGPVTNSMKHGTFLYIDEINMAKPETLPLINGVLDYRRTITNPFTNEIITAEEQFGVIAAINEGYIGTVPLNEALKNRFIVIDVPYIQGDQLNKLITNSTKLEDETLINLYVTLSKDLITAVEQGKLSEDAASIRALLDACDLTTFIPPKRAILRSIIDKLDEDREKAFVQNLADTLFD; encoded by the coding sequence ATGAACGCCGAATTTTTACCACAACGAATACAACAACTAGTTAAAAATAATCAATACAAACATGACCAATATCAAGATTTGATTAGAGATGGTGGTTATATGCCTCCAAATGAAGAACTAATTATTGATGCGGTCACTGCGCTAAGTATGGGAAAAAACATTCTTTTAAAAGGTCCTACTGGAGCTGGGAAAACTAAGTTTGCTGAAACACTATCTTCTCTTTTTCAACAACCGATGTTTAGTGTTAATTGTTCGGTTGATTTAGATGCGGAGAGCTTGATGGGATTTAAAACGTTAAGTTATGAAAATGACAAACAAACAATTGATTTTGTGCCTGGTCCTGTAACCAATTCAATGAAACATGGTACATTTTTATATATCGATGAAATAAATATGGCTAAACCAGAAACACTACCATTGATTAATGGTGTTCTAGATTATCGTCGTACGATTACTAATCCATTCACTAATGAGATTATTACCGCTGAGGAGCAGTTTGGTGTAATTGCAGCAATTAACGAAGGATATATTGGAACTGTTCCCTTAAATGAAGCATTAAAAAACCGTTTTATCGTTATCGATGTCCCTTATATTCAAGGAGATCAACTAAACAAACTTATTACTAATAGTACTAAATTAGAAGATGAAACTTTGATTAATCTATATGTTACTTTATCAAAGGATTTAATAACTGCTGTGGAACAAGGTAAGCTATCAGAAGATGCCGCATCGATTAGAGCTCTGTTAGATGCATGTGATCTTACTACCTTCATTCCTCCTAAACGTGCGATACTTCGTTCAATAATAGACAAACTAGATGAAGATCGCGAAAAAGCGTTTGTACAAAATCTTGCGGATACACTATTTGATTAA
- a CDS encoding D-2-hydroxyacid dehydrogenase, with amino-acid sequence MTKKSIAINLDLDEKNVQAIQEVAPDWEIFTGKDLEEEKLNQAEILLHWRESQAKKYRKSDNLKWVQSWSAGVDYLDLDYLKKNDIHLTSANGVHAYPISETIFAYMLGFTRLIHTYIRQQQEKKWHHANLKAEIHEKTIGIIGVGEIGKETAKIAQAFGMKVLGVRHSGRPLEYVDEMYTPADLSLVLEQSDFVVVTLPLTKDTHHMFGKEQFAQMKNSAFFINIGRGPIVDESALISALQQKEIAGAGLDVFETEPLQSDSPLWEMENVIITPHSAGATEYYTNRVIHDIFIPNLKSYLDKGEPTINVFQHKLGY; translated from the coding sequence ATGACAAAGAAATCAATTGCAATTAATTTAGATTTAGATGAAAAAAACGTACAAGCAATTCAGGAAGTGGCTCCAGACTGGGAAATTTTTACTGGGAAAGACTTAGAAGAGGAGAAATTAAATCAAGCAGAGATACTGTTACATTGGCGTGAATCACAAGCAAAAAAATATAGGAAGAGTGACAATTTAAAGTGGGTTCAATCCTGGAGTGCTGGAGTAGATTATTTGGACCTGGATTATTTAAAAAAGAACGATATACATTTAACTAGTGCAAACGGAGTTCATGCATATCCGATCTCTGAAACGATATTTGCATATATGTTAGGTTTTACACGATTAATACATACATATATTAGACAACAACAAGAGAAAAAATGGCATCATGCAAATTTAAAAGCAGAAATTCATGAGAAAACAATTGGAATTATTGGAGTAGGAGAAATTGGCAAGGAAACGGCTAAAATCGCTCAAGCATTTGGCATGAAAGTACTAGGAGTACGTCATTCAGGAAGACCTCTTGAATATGTGGATGAAATGTATACACCAGCTGATTTATCACTTGTTTTAGAACAAAGTGATTTTGTAGTGGTCACGCTACCTTTAACAAAAGACACACATCATATGTTTGGTAAAGAACAATTTGCACAGATGAAAAATAGTGCATTCTTTATCAATATCGGAAGAGGGCCTATTGTTGATGAAAGTGCATTAATTTCTGCGTTGCAGCAAAAAGAAATAGCGGGAGCAGGACTTGATGTTTTTGAAACAGAACCACTTCAATCGGATAGCCCATTGTGGGAGATGGAAAACGTAATTATCACACCACATTCTGCAGGTGCCACAGAATATTACACAAATCGAGTCATACATGATATTTTTATTCCTAATTTAAAAAGCTATCTTGATAAAGGAGAACCTACTATTAATGTGTTTCAGCATAAACTAGGATACTAA